A single Paraburkholderia sp. FT54 DNA region contains:
- a CDS encoding homoserine dehydrogenase, translated as MEPIKVGLLGFGTVGSGTFTVLRRNQEEIKRRAGRGIEIARIAVRHPAKATAALGSEAGTVALTDDFNAVVDDPSIDIVAEMIGGTGVARDLVLRAIKNRKHVVTANKALLAVHGTEIFEAARANGVMVSFEAAVAGGIPIIKALREGLTANRIQYIAGIINGTTNYILSEMRDRGLDFATALKAAQELGYAEADPTFDIEGVDAAHKATIMSAIAFGVPVQFDKAYVEGISKLAAIDIKYAEELGYRIKLLGIARRTDKGIELRVHPTLIPEKRLLANVEGAMNAVVVHGDAVGTTLYYGKGAGAEPTASAVVADLVDVTRLHTADPEHRVPHLAFQPDSLSSTPILPIDEVTSGYYLRLRVADVTGVLADITRILADTGISIDALLQKESEQVDANGKGETDIILITHETVEKNVNAAIRTIEALKTVVSQVTKLRMEALN; from the coding sequence ATGGAACCGATCAAAGTTGGACTGCTGGGCTTCGGCACGGTAGGCAGCGGCACCTTCACGGTACTGCGCCGCAATCAGGAAGAAATCAAACGCCGCGCGGGCCGCGGCATCGAGATTGCGCGCATTGCCGTGCGCCATCCCGCCAAGGCGACAGCGGCGCTCGGCAGCGAAGCCGGCACGGTGGCGCTGACCGATGACTTCAACGCGGTGGTCGACGACCCGTCGATCGATATCGTGGCCGAAATGATCGGCGGCACGGGCGTGGCGCGCGACCTCGTTCTGCGCGCGATCAAGAACCGCAAGCATGTGGTCACGGCCAACAAGGCGCTGCTCGCGGTGCACGGCACGGAAATTTTCGAGGCGGCGCGCGCCAACGGCGTAATGGTGTCGTTCGAGGCGGCGGTGGCGGGCGGCATTCCGATCATCAAGGCGCTGCGCGAAGGTTTGACGGCCAATCGCATCCAGTACATTGCGGGCATCATCAACGGCACCACGAACTACATCCTCTCGGAGATGCGCGATCGCGGGCTCGACTTCGCGACCGCATTGAAAGCCGCGCAGGAGCTGGGTTACGCCGAGGCCGATCCGACCTTCGACATCGAAGGCGTGGACGCCGCGCACAAGGCGACCATCATGAGCGCGATCGCGTTCGGCGTGCCGGTGCAGTTCGACAAGGCCTACGTCGAAGGCATCAGCAAGCTCGCGGCGATCGACATCAAATATGCCGAGGAACTCGGCTACCGCATCAAGCTGCTCGGCATCGCGCGCCGCACGGATAAGGGCATCGAATTGCGCGTGCATCCCACGCTGATTCCGGAAAAGCGCCTGCTGGCGAACGTGGAAGGCGCGATGAACGCGGTCGTGGTGCATGGCGATGCGGTCGGCACCACGCTCTACTACGGCAAGGGCGCGGGCGCTGAGCCGACGGCTTCCGCCGTGGTGGCCGATCTGGTCGATGTGACGCGCCTGCACACGGCCGACCCGGAGCATCGCGTGCCGCATCTGGCGTTCCAGCCGGACAGCCTGTCGAGCACCCCGATCCTGCCGATCGACGAGGTCACGAGCGGCTACTACCTGCGTCTGCGGGTGGCGGACGTGACCGGCGTGCTGGCCGACATCACGCGTATTCTGGCCGACACCGGCATCTCGATCGACGCGCTGCTGCAGAAGGAATCGGAGCAGGTCGACGCGAACGGCAAGGGCGAAACCGACATCATCCTGATTACGCACGAAACGGTCGAGAAGAACGTCAACGCCGCGATCAGGACGATCGAGGCGCTGAAGACCGTTGTCTCGCAAGTCACGAAGCTGCGCATGGAAGCGCTGAACTAG
- the thrC gene encoding threonine synthase, producing MNYLSTRGAGAGERHTFSDILLGGLAKDGGLYLPAEYPRVSADELTRWRTLPYADLAFEILSKFSDDIPAEDLRALTRKTYTAATYCNVRDDESAAQITPLKTLGVENGAPLSLLELSNGPTLAFKDMAMQLIGNLFEYALAKHGETLNILGATSGDTGSAAEYAMRGKKGISVFMLSPHKKMSAFQTAQMYSLQDPNIFNIAVEGVFDDAQDIVKAVSNDHAFKAKYKIGTVNSINWARVVAQVVYYFKGYFAATKSNDERVSFTVPSGNFGNVCAGHIARMMGLPIEKLVVATNENDVLDEFFRTGIYRVRKAAETYHTSSPSMDISKASNFERFVFDLLGRDPARVLQLFRDVEEKGGFDLAASGDFARVQEFGFVSGSSSHDSRVDTIRDVFERYDTMIDTHTADGLKVAREHLQPGIPMIVLETAQPIKFGETIREALLREPERPAAFSGLESLPQRFEVLPADVQRVKDYIVANAGA from the coding sequence ATGAACTACCTTTCCACGCGCGGCGCCGGAGCCGGCGAGCGCCACACCTTTTCCGACATCCTGCTGGGCGGTCTCGCAAAAGACGGCGGCCTGTACCTGCCCGCCGAGTATCCGCGTGTCAGCGCCGACGAACTGACGCGCTGGCGCACGTTGCCGTACGCGGACCTCGCCTTCGAGATCCTGTCGAAATTCAGCGACGACATTCCCGCCGAAGACCTGCGCGCGCTCACGCGCAAGACGTACACCGCGGCCACATACTGCAACGTGCGCGACGACGAAAGCGCCGCGCAGATCACGCCGTTGAAGACACTGGGCGTCGAAAACGGCGCGCCGCTGTCGCTGCTGGAACTGTCGAACGGTCCGACGCTCGCGTTCAAGGACATGGCGATGCAGCTGATCGGCAACCTGTTCGAATACGCGCTCGCCAAGCACGGCGAAACGCTCAACATTCTCGGCGCAACCTCGGGCGACACCGGCAGCGCCGCGGAATACGCGATGCGCGGCAAGAAGGGCATCAGCGTGTTCATGCTGTCGCCGCACAAGAAGATGAGCGCGTTCCAGACCGCGCAGATGTACAGCCTGCAAGACCCGAACATCTTCAATATCGCGGTGGAAGGCGTGTTCGACGACGCGCAGGACATCGTCAAAGCCGTTTCGAACGATCACGCGTTCAAGGCGAAGTACAAGATCGGCACGGTCAACTCGATCAACTGGGCGCGCGTCGTGGCGCAGGTCGTGTATTACTTCAAGGGCTACTTCGCAGCCACGAAGTCGAACGACGAGCGCGTGTCGTTCACGGTGCCGTCGGGCAACTTCGGCAACGTGTGCGCGGGCCACATCGCGCGCATGATGGGCCTGCCGATCGAGAAGCTGGTCGTGGCGACGAACGAAAACGACGTGCTCGACGAGTTCTTCCGCACCGGCATTTATCGCGTGCGCAAGGCGGCCGAGACGTATCACACCAGCAGCCCGAGCATGGACATTTCGAAGGCATCGAACTTCGAGCGTTTCGTGTTCGATCTGCTCGGCCGCGATCCGGCGCGCGTGCTGCAACTGTTCCGCGACGTCGAAGAGAAGGGCGGTTTCGATCTTGCGGCGAGCGGCGATTTTGCGCGCGTGCAGGAGTTCGGTTTCGTATCGGGCAGCAGCAGCCATGACAGCCGCGTGGATACGATCCGCGACGTGTTCGAGCGCTACGACACGATGATCGACACGCACACGGCCGACGGCCTGAAGGTGGCGCGCGAACATCTGCAGCCGGGCATTCCGATGATCGTGCTGGAAACGGCGCAACCGATCAAGTTTGGCGAGACCATCCGCGAAGCGTTGTTGCGCGAGCCGGAGCGGCCGGCGGCGTTCTCGGGCCTCGAGTCGCTGCCGCAGCGTTTCGAAGTGCTGCCGGCGGATGTGCAGCGCGTGAAGGACTACATCGTGGCGAACGCGGGCGCTTAG